The proteins below come from a single Rosa rugosa chromosome 2, drRosRugo1.1, whole genome shotgun sequence genomic window:
- the LOC133732255 gene encoding sodium transporter HKT1-like: protein MDNLSVPCWKLKAISCIHKLPCLRQFSCRVPIRSPFRFLHFLYNPFIIELIYFLVVSLLGYLALRVTKPGTRTSFKPKDFDLFFTSVSSTTVSSMSTVEMEVFSNTQLIIMTILMLVGGEVFTSMLGLQIARSKIPKCHDNKVDVELNSSNETSIDRIELGLVTLSQLESEKKTYIHNGVKTFDKDSTTIKNKSIRCLAYVVLVYLLVVHIGGSSLISLYIILVPSARQVLKNKGIEIQTFAVFTTVSTFSNCGFVPTNENMIVFKNNSGLLLLLIPLILLGNTLYPVILQFQIWVLEKITKRVEFSYMLKNYNELGYSHMLSGLHSVLLLVTVLGFIAVQLILFCAMEWKSEAMYGLSGYQKFVASLFQTVNSRHTGESVVDLSIISPAILVLFVSMMYLPPYTTFGPAINGGCQQGDTSEKEDIRNPRKTLVESSIFSQVSYLTIFVILICITERQKMKEDPLNFNVLNVVVEVISAYGNVGFSTGYSCKRRLNSEGDCKDACYGLVGRFSTEGKFILILVMFFGRLKKFSMK, encoded by the exons ATGGACAACCTTTCTGTTCCTTGTTGGAAATTGAAGGCCATTTCATGCATTCACAAACTCCCTTGCCTCCGCCAATTTTCTTGTAGAGTTCCAATTCGTTCACCTTTTCGTTTCCTACACTTCCTTTACAATCCTTTCATTATCGAACTTATTTACTTTTTAGTGGTCTCTCTCCTGGGTTATTTGGCTTTGAGGGTCACAAAACCAGGAACTAGAACTTCCTTTAAGCCCAAGGACTTTGATTTGTTCTTCACATCTGTCTCTTCCACTACAGTATCAAGCATGTCAACTGTAGAAATGGAGGTTTTTTCAAACACCCAACTCATCATTATGACCATTTTGATGCTGGTGGGTGGAGAGGTTTTCACTTCCATGCTTGGACTTCAAATTGCAAGGTCCAAGATTCCCAAATGTCATGATAACAAAGTTGATGTAGAACTCAACTCTTCTAACGAGACCTCCATCGATAGAATTGAGTTAGGGTTGGTCACCCTTTCACAATTAGAGAGTGAGAAGAAAACTTACATTCATAATGGTGTAAAAACCTTTGACAAGGATAGTACTACTATCAAGAACAAGTCTATTAGGTGTCTGGCCTATGTAGTTTTAGTTTATCTTCTAGTGGTTCATATAGGTGGTTCCAGTTTAATTTCATTGTACATAATCCTTGTTCCAAGTGCAAGACAAGTACTAAAAAACAAAGGCATTGAAATCCAAACCTTTGCTGTTTTCACCACAGTTTCCACCTTCTCAAACTGTGGTTTCGTCCCCACAAACGAGAACATGATCGTTTTCAAGAACAATTCTGGGCTTCTACTTCTTCTAATTCCTCTAATCCTCCTCGGAAACACCTTATATCCGGTGATCCTTCAATTTCAGATATGGGTTTTGGAGAAAATAACCAAGAGGGTGGAGTTCAGTTACATGTTGAAGAATTATAATGAATTGGGTTACAGTCATATGCTATCTGGTCTTCATTCTGTTCTTCTACTTGTCACTGTCTTGGGGTTCATAGCAGTTCAGCTGATACTATTTTGTGCCATGGAGTGGAAATCCGAAGCCATGTATGGTCTTAGTGGCTATCAGAAATTTGTGGCGTCATTGTTTCAAACTGTAAATTCCAGGCATACTGGTGAGTCGGTTGTTGATCTCTCTATCATCTCTCCAGCAATCTTGGTGCTGTTTGTCTCGATGAT GTATCTTCCACCGTATACTACATTTGGTCCAGCAATTAATGGTGGTTGTCAACAAGGTGATACTTCAGAAAAAGAAGATATTCGAAATCCGAGAAAGACTTTGGTGGAGTCTTCGATATTCTCACAAGTCTCTTATTTAACCATATTTGTCATACTCATTTGCATCACAGAGAGACAAAAGATGAAGGAAGACCCCCTCAACTTCAATGTGTTGAATGTTGTAGTAGAAGTGATAAG TGCATATGGAAATGTTGGGTTTTCGACTGGCTACAGTTGTAAACGTCGACTGAATTCTGAGGGTGATTGTAAAGACGCATGCTACGGATTGGTTGGAAGGTTTAGTACAGAAGGAAAGTTCATCCTCATTCTTGTCATGTTCTTTGGGAGGCTAAAGAAATTCAGTATGAAGTAG